In Tepidimonas taiwanensis, the following are encoded in one genomic region:
- a CDS encoding MucB/RseB C-terminal domain-containing protein yields the protein MSLTSSLRHLFRAVAGVVAAALFAWPGAMALAQAVPSNGAPPADVRGWLQRLHDATRNRAYSGVFVVTRGSEIATARIAHVCDGRQQVERIESLSGPARVTWRRDDEVLTVWPERQWALRDRRELLRLFPGPVGVPGIEVGGYYRAEPRGSERVAGYDAWVVDIVPADALRYGYRLWSEKRTGLALKVQTLRADGEVLEQVAFTELQLDAPLRLETLARQMDDTRGMRVERPVLNKTTLEAEGWRLRAEVPGFRPVTCWSRPAEAGRTRAPLQCVFSDGLAAVSLFFSTGEAAASQRAQAGATHVLVQTVAGTPVTAMGEVPLATLERFLGALEKTR from the coding sequence ATGTCGCTGACGTCGTCTCTCCGTCATCTCTTCCGTGCCGTCGCCGGCGTTGTGGCGGCGGCGTTGTTTGCGTGGCCGGGCGCGATGGCGCTCGCACAGGCGGTGCCGTCCAACGGCGCGCCGCCGGCCGACGTGCGCGGCTGGTTGCAACGCCTGCACGACGCCACGCGCAACCGCGCCTACAGCGGGGTGTTCGTCGTCACGCGCGGCAGCGAGATTGCGACCGCGCGCATCGCACACGTGTGCGACGGGCGGCAGCAGGTCGAGCGCATCGAGTCGCTCAGCGGCCCGGCGCGCGTGACCTGGCGCCGCGACGACGAGGTGCTCACCGTCTGGCCCGAGCGGCAGTGGGCGCTGCGCGACCGGCGCGAGCTGCTGCGGCTCTTTCCCGGACCGGTCGGGGTGCCGGGCATCGAGGTCGGGGGCTACTACCGCGCCGAGCCGCGCGGCAGCGAGCGCGTTGCGGGCTACGACGCCTGGGTGGTGGACATCGTGCCAGCGGACGCGCTGCGCTACGGCTACCGCCTCTGGTCCGAAAAACGCACCGGGCTCGCGCTGAAGGTGCAAACCCTGCGCGCCGACGGCGAGGTGCTGGAACAGGTGGCGTTCACCGAACTGCAGCTCGACGCTCCGCTGCGCCTGGAGACGCTGGCGCGACAGATGGACGATACACGCGGCATGCGCGTCGAGCGGCCGGTGCTGAACAAGACGACGCTGGAAGCCGAGGGCTGGCGGCTGCGCGCCGAGGTGCCGGGGTTCCGCCCGGTGACCTGCTGGTCGCGGCCGGCCGAAGCGGGGCGCACCCGCGCGCCGTTGCAGTGTGTGTTTTCCGATGGGTTGGCGGCGGTGTCGCTGTTCTTCAGCACCGGCGAGGCGGCTGCCTCGCAGCGCGCCCAGGCCGGCGCGACCCACGTGCTCGTGCAAACCGTCGCGGGCACGCCGGTGACGGCGATGGGCGAGGTACCACTCGCGACGCTGGAGCGCTTCCTCGGCGCGCTGGAAAAGACCCGTTGA